In Fusobacterium nucleatum, the genomic stretch ATGATAGTTGTTTCATTTATTTTAACATATATATGGCCAATTATTTATGGAGCATTGGTAACTTTTGGAACAAGTATTGCAAAACTTGGTCCAGTTGGAGCTGGAATATATGGATTCTTTAACAGATTATTGATACCAGTTGGATTACACCATGCTGTAAACTCTGTATTCTGGTTCAATGTTGCAGGAATAAATGATATAGGTAGATTCTGGGGAAGTCCTGATATGGCTTATGCTGATTTACCAGAAATTTTACAAGGAACATATCATGTTGGAATGTATCAAGCAGGGTTCTTCCCAATAATGATGTTTGGACTTTTAGGAGCTTGTGTTGCATTTATTCAAACTTCAAAGCCAGAAAATAGGGCTAAAATATTTTCTATAATGGTTGCTGCTGGATTTACAAGTTTCTTAACAGGAGTTACAGAACCAATAGAATTTGCATTTATGTTTGTTGCACCAGTTCTTTATTTATTACATGCATTACTTACAGGAGTTTCATTATTCCTAGCTGCATCATTTAACTGGATGGCAGGATTCAGTTTTTCAGGGGGATTTATAGATTTCTTTCTATCATTAAAAAATCCTAATGCAAACAATCCATTTATGTTAGTAGTTTTAGGTTTAGTATTCTTTGTAATTTATTACTTTGTATTCCTATTTGTAATTAAAGCATTTAACTTAAAAACACCAGGAAGAGAAGAAAGTGAAGAAGAAAAAGCAGAAACTATAAAAGTAAAAACTACAAATTCTGAATTAGCAGAAACATTAGTAGGTCTATTAGGTGGGGCAGATAATATAGTTGAAGTGGATAATTGTACTACAAGACTTAGATTAAAAGTCAAAGATAGTGCTAATGTCAAAGAAAATGAAATTAAAAAATTAGTTCCAGGAGTTTTAAAACCTACAAAAGAGTCAGTACAAGTTATAATAGGACCTCATGTTGAATTTGTTGCTACTGAATTAAAAAGAATATTAGGAAGATAAACATTGACTATTCAATAGAAAAAAAGTTAAAATGTAAACATGAAATAATTTCAAAATTAAATATTTTAATAAAGGGGGCAATGTATATGAAAGTTTTTACCACAGAAAATATTAGAAATATCTCTCTATTAGGACATAGAGGCTCTGGAAAGACTACACTTGTAGAGTCTATCCTTTATGTTAAGGATTATATCAAGAGAAAAGGAGATGTAGAAAATGGAACTACTGTTTCAGATTTTGACAAGGAAGAAATCCGTAGAATTTTCTCAATAAACACATCTTTAATTCCAGTTGAACACAATGATGTTAAACTTAATTTTCTTGATACACCAGGATATTTTGATTTTGTTGGAGAAGTAGTGTCAGCGTTAAGAGTATCTGCTTCTGCTGTACTTGTTTTAGATGCAACAGCTGGAGTGGAAGTTGGAACTGAAAAAGCATGGAAGCTACTTGAAGAAAGAAAATTGCCTAGAATTATTTTTGTAAATAAAATGGATAAGGGTTATGTAAATTATCCAAAACTTTTAGCTGAATTAAAGGAAAAATTTGGTAAAAAAATTGCTCCTTTCTGTATTCCTATTGGGGAAAAAGATGAGTTTAAAGGATTTGTAAATGTTGTAGATATGGTAGGAAGAGTATTTAATGGTAAGGAATGTGTAGATACTCCTATTCCAGATGACATAGATGTTAGTGAAGTTAGAAATCTATTATTTGAGGCTATTGCTGAAACTGATGAAGTTTTAATGGATAAATATTTTGCTGGAGAAGAATTTACAAAAGAGGAAATAGTGAAAGGACTACATAAAGGAGTAGTTAATGGAGATATAGTTCCTGTTATGGTTGGTTCTGCTCAACAAAATATAGGAATACACACTTTGTTAAATTATTTAGAATTATATATGCCTTGCCCAACTGAATTATTTAGTGGTCAAAGAATAGGAGAAGATCCAACAACTCAACAGGAAAAAGTTGTAAAAATATCTTCTGAAAATCCATTCTCTGCAATAGTTTTTAAAACTTTGGTTGACCCATTTATTGGGAAAATTAGTTTCTTTAAAGTAAATTCAGGAACTATTAAGAAAGAAACAGAAGTATTTAACCCTAAGAAAAATAAAAAAGAAAGAATTGCTCAAATTTTAACAATGCAAGGAAATAAACAAATAGAACTTGATGAATTGCGTGCAGGAGATATAGGAGCAACAACTAAATTACAATTTACCCAAACTGGTGATACTTTATGTGATAAAAACTTCCCAGTTGTATTTAATAAAATAAGGTTCCCTAAACCAAATATTTATTCAGGTGTATTACCAGCCGATAAAAATGATGATGAAAAATTAAGTACAGCAATACAAAGAGTTATGGAAGAAGATCCAACATTTATTATGAATAGAAACTATGAAACAAAACAATTATTAATAGGTGGACAAGGAGAAAAACATTTATACATAATTTTGTGTAAGATAAAAAATAAATTTGGTGTTCATGCTGAATTAGAGGATGTTATAGTTTCTTATCGTGAAACTATACTTGGAAAATCAGAAGTTGAAGGAAAACATAAAAAACAATCTGGTGGAGCAGGTCAATATGGAGATGTATTCATAAGGTTTGAACATTCTGACAAAGATTTTGAATTTATAGATGAAATCAAAGGAGGGGTTGTTCCTAGAAACTATATTCCTGCTGTTGAAAAAGGACTTATAGAGGCTAAGGAAAAAGGAGTTCTAGCAGGATATCCTGTTATAAATTTCAAAGCAACTCTATATGATGGAAGCTATCACCCAGTTGATTCTAATGATTTATCATTTAAGTTAGCAGCTATCCTTGCTTTTAAAGCTGGAATGGAAAAGGCTAAACCTGTTCTTTTAGAACCATTTGTAAGAATGGAAATTAGAATCCCAGAAGAATATATGGGAGATGTAATGGGAGATTTGAACAAGAGAAGGGGTAGAGTTTTAGGTATGGATCACACTGAAACTGGTGAACAACTTCTACTTGCAGAAGTTCCAGAGGCAGAAATATTAAAATACTCTATTGATTTAAGAGCTTTAACACAAGGTAGAGGGGAATTTGAATATGAATTTGCAAGATATGAAGAAGTTCCTGAAAATATTTCTAAGAGAATTATAGAAGAAAGAAATAAAGATAAATAAAATAAAAAATAAACTGCACCTCTAATCTTACATTCAAGATTGTTGGTGCAGTTTTTATTTTATCCTTGTCTAAAAGTAACTCCTACTTCTCCAATTGGATGTTTCCAAGATTTTACAATTTTTCCATGTGAAAGCACTCTACAAGTTCCACATTCTAAACAACCTAAATGGCTAAAACTTAATTTTCCATCAATATATTTATAGCATTCTGCTGGACAAGCCAATAATAATTTTCTAATTTCTGTTTCATCTGTATAATTTTTATCTACATCAATATGGGAATTTTCTTCATCAACATGAAAAACATTTAATCCAAGTTTATCTTCTATTGTCATCTTCTTCATTATTAAAACGCCTCCAATACTGTGGTAACAAAATCTACAAGTTTTGCTGCTGTTGTATGTTCTGCCACAGAGTGAATAACATACATCATCAAACTTTGCCCTTGCTTTCCATCAACTGTAAATGCTTTTGTAGCAATATCATCAACCATTGCAGGAAGACCTTCAAAAATTTCTCTTCTTCCAAGTAAAGTAGGGAATCCCTTATATTGATTTAAGTCTTCCATGATAAAACTACTATCAATCAATTTTTTATAATAAGATAATGTAGCTGCACTAAAATCTCCAATTTCATGTGCTTTGATAACTGCTTCAGCAGCAAGCCGACCAGATTCAATAGCAAAATCCATTCCACGAACTGTAAAACCTAGGTTAATGCAGAAACCAGCAGCATCTCCAGTTATTAAAACTCCATCTCTATATAATTCTGGAACCATATGAAGTCCTTCTTCTGGAACTAAATGACCTGAATATTCAATAGAAGTTCCTCCTTCTAAATATGGAGCAATAGCAGGGTGTTCTTTAAATCTATCCAATAATTGATTGATAGATAAATCACTATGTCCAATATCACTTAAAGTAGCAACAACTCCAACAGAAACACTATCTTTATTAGTATAAAGTAATCCTCCTCCAAATCCACCTAAGGTAGGGTCTCCACAAGAAAGCCAAGCTACTCCTTCTCCATTATTTACAGCAAAACGCTGATTAATAACATCTTCTCCTAATTTAATAACTTCTTTTGCTCCAACAGCTACTTGATGAGGTTCTAATTCTTTTTTCATACCTAAACTTTGTGCTAAAAGAGAATTTACTCCATCTGCAAGAATAACTACATCTGCATATAGTTCTTCCCCTGTTGCAGAAACTCCTACTACTTTTCCATCTTCTACAATAAGTTCATCTACTAAAATTCCAGGAATAATTTCTGCTCCTGCTTCTTCTGCTTTGGAAGCTAACCATCTATCAAATGTAGAACGAAGCACTGTATAAGAAGCATTTTCGTTATTTGAACTTAACTTTTTAGATCCAAACCCTATATCAAAAGAACTATCTTCACTCATTAAAGAAATTTTTTCTCTTGTTATCTTTCTTTCAATGGGAGCTTCCTCTGCAAAGTTTGGAATAATTTTTTCAAGACTGTGTCCATAAAGACGACCACCTGTCATATTTTTTGCTCCACAAAAATCTCCTCTTTCCACTACAAGAACTGCAAGTCCAGCATTTGCAAGAACAATAGCTGCAGAGCAACCTGCCAAACCGCCACCTACGATTATGGCATCAAATTTTTCTTCGCTCATATCATTTCCTCCTATAATTTTTTTCTACTTTTTTCCTTGAACCATTACACAAACCCCAAACATTTTGCTACAGTGTTTAATTTCTTTTAATCCTAGTTTTTCATATAGCAAAATTAACTCTTTCCTTTTAAGAAATTGTTGTGTTGATTCATATAACCAAACATATTCTTTATAATATTTTTTTCCACCACCAAATAATGGCATAATATACTTAAAATATATTTTATAAAAAGGTTGTATCCATAAACAATCTGGAACAAAAGAATCTAGACAATATATAAAGCCACCTTTTTTTACTACTCTTATCATTTCTTTTAGAACTTTTTCATAATCTACAGTATTTCTTAAACCAAAAGAAATAGCAACAGCTGAAAAACTAGAATCTTTAAATGGTAAGCATAATGCATCTGCTTCTTTCCAGACAATATCTAAATTTTTACTTTTTTTTACTGCTTCATTTAACATTGCAGAAGAAAAATCTACTCCAATAATATTCAAATCTTTTCTTTTTTCTGCCAGCCAAATAGAGATATCCCCTGTACCACAGCATACATCTAAAAAATCAGCATTTTTAGGAATTTCTTCAACAATTTTATCAACTAATTCCTGTTTCCAGTTCTTTTGCAAGCCAAAACTAATTTTATTATTTGTTCTATCATATTGAGTATGTATATTTTCAAATACTTCATGGACAAATTTTGATTTTTGCTCTTTATTCATATTACATCATTTCCATAATTATTTTTGTTAAAATAGCAATAAAATAAGCTATATTTACAATGATATTTGCTTTTACAATATTTTTCATTTGCTCTATTCTTTTGTGAGTTAACAACTCAGACTGCATAAGAAATTTAAAACATCTGTATCCCAATAATAAGATAAGTACAGGAGTGATATAACCTATTGTTCCCAATAGATGAACAGATAGAGCACTTGTTCCTAATAACCATATTACAATTAAGATATGATAAAGATTTTTTGTATTTTTTCTTCCAAGAAGAACTGCCAAAGTATGTCGTTTAGCTCGTAAATCTTTTTCAATATCACATCCATTATTAGTCATCATAATCAATGCAATTCCTATCATCAATGGAAGAGCATACAGAAAAATTTCATTATGTAATTTCCCATCAGAAACTGCAGCCACTCCTAAAGGAATTAGAATTCCCATTACAAAACCTGAAATAATTTCTCCTATTGGAAGATAGGAAATTGGAAATGGACCTCCTGAATACAGAAGAACAACAATTCCTCCAATACATCCTATTCCTAATGGTAAAAATCCACTTTGTATGCAAGCAATTATTCCTAATACAGCACCTAAGATTAAATGGATAATTCCAAGAATAAGAGCCTGTTTAGGATTAATAGAGTTATAGATTAAAACTGCATCACTTTCTTCTACATAATCTTTTTCACTGTCATTCCCCTTGATATAATCCATATAATCATTAAAAGTGTTGACAGAGGATTGCATAAAAATACAAGTAAAAATCAATAAAATACTTTTCCAAAAACTTAAAGGGTATCTTTCTAACTTACAGAACAATATTCCAAAAAGAACTGGCCCAATTGAAGCAATCCAAGTATGAGGAGATGCCAATTGGATGGCTAATTTTACGGTGAGTTGATTATTTTTCAATTTTCTACCTCCAAATCATTCAATATTTTTTCTAAATAAACAGTTATTTTTGAATTTTGCCCCAATTCTTTTATTAGTTGTCTGTTAATGTTAGAAAGATATTTAATTTTTTCATAGCTTGCTTCTATCCCACCAAATTGAATGATATAATTTTGTAATTGGAGAATTTCTGCAAGAGATAATTTTTCTTCTTTATTTTTTCTCATAATAGGCAATAAAACTTCTTTAGCTTTTAGATTTTTTAATGTCATAATCACTGGAAAAGTATAGATTCCATTTTGAAAATCTTTGTGAGTTTCCTTACCTAACTCTTTTGAATTAGAAGTAAAATCCAAAATATCATCTTTTAATTGAAACATCAACCCTAAGTTTTTTACAAATAATTCTAATTTTTGAATAATTTCTTCTGAACAACCAGCTTCTTTAGCACCTATATAAGAAGCTGCTTGAAAAAGTGCAGCTGTTTTTCTTTCAATATTTTCAAAATATTTTTTTTCACTTATATCTTCCTGATAACGACAAAGGTCCTGTTCTATCTCACCTATACACATATATTCCACAGTTTTTGATAAAATAGAAACAGCTTCATTCAAATTCTCCACAGCTCCATAGTAAAAGATTCTAGCTATCAGGAAATCTCCTGCAAATACAGCTGCATCTTTTCCATATTTTCCTTGTACAGATACTTTTCCTCTTCTGTAAGGAGAATCATCCACGATGTCATCATGTATCAGAGAAGCAAGATGAGTAAGCTCTACCATTGCAGCTAATTTACAAATTTTTTCTTTATTGTTTTTCCAATTTGAACCTAAAAATGCACATAGCAACAAAAGTTTTGAGCGAAGCATCTTTCCTGATAAATTGAGAACATCATCTAAAACAGCTCCAACTTGACTTTCTTTTATGGAATAGTCTGCAATTAAATAAATGTAATATTTTACCCGTTCTATCCACTCTTTCAGTAATATTTCTATCAATTAAATTAGTCCCCTTTTCTCTGCAATAATTTCAGCTGTATGTTTTACCTTTATATCATCAATTCCACGAGCATCCAATCCACCTTTGATTTGCATTAAGCATCCAGGACAATCTAAAGCTACAACATCTGCACCTGATTCTTTAATATTTTGAATTTTCTTTTCCAAAATAGGAGCAGAAATTTCAGGATATAATAAACTGTAAGAACCTCCAAAGCCACAACAATTGTCACAGTCATTCATTTCTACAAATTCAACACCTTTAGTATTTTTTAGTAACTCTCTTTGTTCTTTTGATACTCTTAAACTTCTCTTTAAATGGCAAGAATCATGATAAGTAATCTTTATTGGTTTTCCATCTCCAGTTTCTGCCATTCCTCCAAGTTCATAGAATAATTTACAAAAATCATAAGCTTTATCTGCTAATTCTTTTGCTCTCTTGTGCATTTCTGTTCCTTCTTCAAAGAAAGTTGGGTACAGATGTAATTGGTGTGTACAAGATGGGCAAGCACTTACAATGTAATCATATTTTTCAGCTTCCATTCCTTTGATATTGATTTCAGCTTCTTTTTTAGCATTTTCAGTATCTCCCATGTTTGTTGCTGGACATCCACAACAAGCTTGTCCTAATGGCATTTCTACTTTATATCCAATAGAATTCATATCTGCTACCACTGCTCTTGCAAGATCTGTATAGACAAAATCTAATAGGCAACCTGCAAAAATAGCCACTGTTCCTTTTGGATTTTTTACATCTTGTTTTATTGTATGGAAAAAATCTCTTAAAGGTACTTGTGCAATTGCTGGGAAACTTCTACCTTTTGTCATTCCAGATAAAAACATTGGTAGATGACGGATCATAGGTTCTCCCTTTGTAAACATTCCTTGTGCAACAGAAGCAATACGAAGCATAGAATGGAATAATTTACGATCTGATACAGCATCTAATGCAAATTTCTTTAAGGCATCTGGCTTTTCTTTCATATTCTTTTCACGCAATTTCATAATCATATCAGAGATATGTAAGCCTCCACCACAAACTTCATTACATCTTCCACATTGTAGACAGATATTTTGAATTTTAGCAGCTCTTTCTTCTGATACTAAAAAGTGAGTTAGCATTGTTCCAATTCCACCTGTATAAACATTAGAACCATATACATGTCCTCCTACTAAGGCAAATGCAGGACAAACATCCAAACAAGCTCCACATCTAATACAATTAAATATTTCACGGAAATCTGGTTCTGCCAAAATTTCTCTACGACCAGGATCATCTAAAATAACACAATAAAAATCTTTTTTACATTTTTCATCTGTTTCTTTGTCAGTTGTTACTTCACAAGCTCCAGTATACATAGAGATATATGATGTAATTCTTTGAGCTGTTCCATTTCTAGGTAGAGCCTTAAAAATATGACGAGCATCAGACAAAGATTTTACAAATTTTTCAATTCCAAAAACATATAAATGAATTGGAGGTAAAGTTCCTACCATACGCCCATTTCCTTCATTTGTCATTGTGAATACAGTTCCTGTTTCTGCAACTGCCACATTTGCCCCTGAAACTCCCATATCTGCATGAGTAAATTTATCTCTCATTACTCTTCTAGCTGTTTTTACTTCTTCTGAAATGATAGGGTTATTTTTTACTTTTGTGTAATCAGTAAAAAGATCAGCTACTTGTTCTTTGTTCAAATGTAGTGCTGGCATAACCATATGCACAGGGGTATTTCCTTCCAAAGCAATTATAAATTCTCCAAGGTCTGTTTCTTGAACTAAAACTCCATCATCTGCAAGTACATGATTCATCTTAATTTCTTCAGAAGCCATAGATTTTGATTTTACAATTGTCTTTACTCCTTTTTCTTTTACCAGTTTACGAATCCATTCCATTGCATCTTCTGTACTTTTAGCATGATAAACATGTCCACCTCTTGCTTCACAATTAGTTGTAAATTCTGTTATCATTTCATCAATATGTTCTGCTGCATAAGATTTTACTTCTGCAATTTTTTCTCTAGTTTTTTCAAAATCAACCCCAGCATAAGATTTTTCTCTCCTAGCAGGGTAAGTTTTACAAAAATTTCCAAGTGTTCTTCCAAGTGTAGCATTTTCTAATGCAAAGTGTATCTCCTTTTTTAAATCTTCACTAGCCATCGTTCCTCCTATTATCCTTAATTTCTAAAATTTTACTGTATCTATTCATCATCTACAATTACAATAGATACTTCAATTGGACCGTGAACACCAACAGTTCCCACACATTCAATATCTGCTGTACGGCTTGGACCAGTTATGAAACCAACAAAGTTAGGAATTTTTTTCATTCCACTTAAAATATCAAACATATCATCATAAGAGGGAACAATAGTAGAACCTTTTACTACTCCTATATAATATTCAGACATTGTAGCTACCATTCTTCCATCAGCATCATCTTGTTCTTGTACTATTGTACCAAGTTCTGCAATTCCATGTTGTGCTTCTGACAGTCCTCCCTTATCGGTTTCTGCATGAAGGCGAATATGATCTGTGTGTACAGTAATTCCATTTTGTTGAAGAGAGGAAACAACTCCTGCTTCCTTTAACATAGGAGATTCAAATAAAGATATTGAATCAACATTGTGCTCTTTAAACAATTCTGTAATTACCTTTCCAAGTTCTGCTTTTGGCGTACGCATACAGTTTCCATTTACACTTTCCAAGTTTTTTTTGAAGCTCTCATACAAGTCATCTGTAATACTCTTCATTTTATCATCTCCTTTATATAGTTTAAAAACTAACTAATTAATTAAATGTTTAATTTCTTTCTAAGTATAATTATAAAATAATAGTTTTTTACTGTCAATAAAAAAATCATATATATTATAATTGTTTATTAAAAATATCAAAAATTCTTAAATATTGCTTATTATGTTAAAATATGATACAATTTTATTGATTTTTAAAAAGGAGAAAAATTATGGCTAGAATCATTATTTTTACGGGAAAAGGCGGAGTTGGCAAATCAAGTGTTGCAGCAGCACATGCATTATCTTCTGCAAAAATGGGTAAAAAAACTTTATTGGTCAGTGCTGATACAGCACACAATTTAGGAGATATTTTTAAAATACAAATTGGTTCAAAAATTACAAAAATTTCTAAAAATTTAGATGCTTTGGAGTTAGATTCAGATATTGTGAAGCGTGAAATTTTTCCAGAAGTAAAAAATACTATGTTAAATTTAATGGGAAAAAATGGGATTGGCATCACTAACCTAAATGAAAATTTTTCTTTACCTGGTTTTGAAAATCTTTTTTCACTTTTAAAAATTAAAGAAATATATGAAAGTAATCAATATGAACATATTTTAGTTGATTGTGCACCAACGGGGGAAACTCTTGCTCTTTTAAAACTTCCAGAACTTCTTGCATGGTATATGGAAAAATTTTTTCCCATTGGAAAAAAAATTATTCGTGTTCTTTCTCCTATTTCAAAACTAGCATATAAGGTTGTACTTCCAAGTGCTAAAACTATGGACACAATAGAGTTTATTCATAAAAAGCTTTTAGAGCTTCAAGAACTTTTAAAAAATAATGAAATTTGTAGTATTAGATTGGTTTGTATTCCAGAAAAAATGATAGTGGAAGAAACAAAAAGAAATTTTATGTATTTAAATTTATATAAATATGAAGTTGATGCTGTTTTTATCAATCGTATTATAACAGATGAAGTAGAAAATTCTTTTATGCAAAAATGGAAAAAAATTCAATCTAAATATATCAAAGAACTAAAAGAAGTTTTTTTTGATATTCCAGTTATAAAAATTCCTTGGTATCCAAAAGAAATTATTGGAGAAAAAGGTTTGGAATTACTATGTAATACAATAGAAAATCTTCCAGATTTATTTTCTGTAAAAAGGGTTACTCAAAATGAAGAATATTTT encodes the following:
- the nagE gene encoding N-acetylglucosamine-specific PTS transporter subunit IIBC, with the translated sequence MFSYLQKIGKALMVPVAVLPAAAIMLGIGYWIDPSGWGANSQLAAFLIKAGAAILDNMPILFAVGVAYGLSKDKDGAAALAGLVAFEIVTTLLSTGAVSQIMGIPQEEVHAAFGKINNQFIGILCGVISGELYNKFHKIELPRFLAFFSGKRFVPIITSVVMIVVSFILTYIWPIIYGALVTFGTSIAKLGPVGAGIYGFFNRLLIPVGLHHAVNSVFWFNVAGINDIGRFWGSPDMAYADLPEILQGTYHVGMYQAGFFPIMMFGLLGACVAFIQTSKPENRAKIFSIMVAAGFTSFLTGVTEPIEFAFMFVAPVLYLLHALLTGVSLFLAASFNWMAGFSFSGGFIDFFLSLKNPNANNPFMLVVLGLVFFVIYYFVFLFVIKAFNLKTPGREESEEEKAETIKVKTTNSELAETLVGLLGGADNIVEVDNCTTRLRLKVKDSANVKENEIKKLVPGVLKPTKESVQVIIGPHVEFVATELKRILGR
- the fusA gene encoding elongation factor G; its protein translation is MKVFTTENIRNISLLGHRGSGKTTLVESILYVKDYIKRKGDVENGTTVSDFDKEEIRRIFSINTSLIPVEHNDVKLNFLDTPGYFDFVGEVVSALRVSASAVLVLDATAGVEVGTEKAWKLLEERKLPRIIFVNKMDKGYVNYPKLLAELKEKFGKKIAPFCIPIGEKDEFKGFVNVVDMVGRVFNGKECVDTPIPDDIDVSEVRNLLFEAIAETDEVLMDKYFAGEEFTKEEIVKGLHKGVVNGDIVPVMVGSAQQNIGIHTLLNYLELYMPCPTELFSGQRIGEDPTTQQEKVVKISSENPFSAIVFKTLVDPFIGKISFFKVNSGTIKKETEVFNPKKNKKERIAQILTMQGNKQIELDELRAGDIGATTKLQFTQTGDTLCDKNFPVVFNKIRFPKPNIYSGVLPADKNDDEKLSTAIQRVMEEDPTFIMNRNYETKQLLIGGQGEKHLYIILCKIKNKFGVHAELEDVIVSYRETILGKSEVEGKHKKQSGGAGQYGDVFIRFEHSDKDFEFIDEIKGGVVPRNYIPAVEKGLIEAKEKGVLAGYPVINFKATLYDGSYHPVDSNDLSFKLAAILAFKAGMEKAKPVLLEPFVRMEIRIPEEYMGDVMGDLNKRRGRVLGMDHTETGEQLLLAEVPEAEILKYSIDLRALTQGRGEFEYEFARYEEVPENISKRIIEERNKDK
- a CDS encoding ferredoxin family protein; the encoded protein is MKKMTIEDKLGLNVFHVDEENSHIDVDKNYTDETEIRKLLLACPAECYKYIDGKLSFSHLGCLECGTCRVLSHGKIVKSWKHPIGEVGVTFRQG
- a CDS encoding FAD-dependent oxidoreductase; its protein translation is MSEEKFDAIIVGGGLAGCSAAIVLANAGLAVLVVERGDFCGAKNMTGGRLYGHSLEKIIPNFAEEAPIERKITREKISLMSEDSSFDIGFGSKKLSSNNENASYTVLRSTFDRWLASKAEEAGAEIIPGILVDELIVEDGKVVGVSATGEELYADVVILADGVNSLLAQSLGMKKELEPHQVAVGAKEVIKLGEDVINQRFAVNNGEGVAWLSCGDPTLGGFGGGLLYTNKDSVSVGVVATLSDIGHSDLSINQLLDRFKEHPAIAPYLEGGTSIEYSGHLVPEEGLHMVPELYRDGVLITGDAAGFCINLGFTVRGMDFAIESGRLAAEAVIKAHEIGDFSAATLSYYKKLIDSSFIMEDLNQYKGFPTLLGRREIFEGLPAMVDDIATKAFTVDGKQGQSLMMYVIHSVAEHTTAAKLVDFVTTVLEAF
- a CDS encoding ubiquinone/menaquinone biosynthesis methyltransferase; translated protein: MNKEQKSKFVHEVFENIHTQYDRTNNKISFGLQKNWKQELVDKIVEEIPKNADFLDVCCGTGDISIWLAEKRKDLNIIGVDFSSAMLNEAVKKSKNLDIVWKEADALCLPFKDSSFSAVAISFGLRNTVDYEKVLKEMIRVVKKGGFIYCLDSFVPDCLWIQPFYKIYFKYIMPLFGGGKKYYKEYVWLYESTQQFLKRKELILLYEKLGLKEIKHCSKMFGVCVMVQGKK
- a CDS encoding prenyltransferase, encoding MKNNQLTVKLAIQLASPHTWIASIGPVLFGILFCKLERYPLSFWKSILLIFTCIFMQSSVNTFNDYMDYIKGNDSEKDYVEESDAVLIYNSINPKQALILGIIHLILGAVLGIIACIQSGFLPLGIGCIGGIVVLLYSGGPFPISYLPIGEIISGFVMGILIPLGVAAVSDGKLHNEIFLYALPLMIGIALIMMTNNGCDIEKDLRAKRHTLAVLLGRKNTKNLYHILIVIWLLGTSALSVHLLGTIGYITPVLILLLGYRCFKFLMQSELLTHKRIEQMKNIVKANIIVNIAYFIAILTKIIMEMM
- a CDS encoding polyprenyl synthetase family protein, yielding MIEILLKEWIERVKYYIYLIADYSIKESQVGAVLDDVLNLSGKMLRSKLLLLCAFLGSNWKNNKEKICKLAAMVELTHLASLIHDDIVDDSPYRRGKVSVQGKYGKDAAVFAGDFLIARIFYYGAVENLNEAVSILSKTVEYMCIGEIEQDLCRYQEDISEKKYFENIERKTAALFQAASYIGAKEAGCSEEIIQKLELFVKNLGLMFQLKDDILDFTSNSKELGKETHKDFQNGIYTFPVIMTLKNLKAKEVLLPIMRKNKEEKLSLAEILQLQNYIIQFGGIEASYEKIKYLSNINRQLIKELGQNSKITVYLEKILNDLEVEN
- the ldhH gene encoding L-lactate dehydrogenase (quinone) large subunit LdhH yields the protein MASEDLKKEIHFALENATLGRTLGNFCKTYPARREKSYAGVDFEKTREKIAEVKSYAAEHIDEMITEFTTNCEARGGHVYHAKSTEDAMEWIRKLVKEKGVKTIVKSKSMASEEIKMNHVLADDGVLVQETDLGEFIIALEGNTPVHMVMPALHLNKEQVADLFTDYTKVKNNPIISEEVKTARRVMRDKFTHADMGVSGANVAVAETGTVFTMTNEGNGRMVGTLPPIHLYVFGIEKFVKSLSDARHIFKALPRNGTAQRITSYISMYTGACEVTTDKETDEKCKKDFYCVILDDPGRREILAEPDFREIFNCIRCGACLDVCPAFALVGGHVYGSNVYTGGIGTMLTHFLVSEERAAKIQNICLQCGRCNEVCGGGLHISDMIMKLREKNMKEKPDALKKFALDAVSDRKLFHSMLRIASVAQGMFTKGEPMIRHLPMFLSGMTKGRSFPAIAQVPLRDFFHTIKQDVKNPKGTVAIFAGCLLDFVYTDLARAVVADMNSIGYKVEMPLGQACCGCPATNMGDTENAKKEAEINIKGMEAEKYDYIVSACPSCTHQLHLYPTFFEEGTEMHKRAKELADKAYDFCKLFYELGGMAETGDGKPIKITYHDSCHLKRSLRVSKEQRELLKNTKGVEFVEMNDCDNCCGFGGSYSLLYPEISAPILEKKIQNIKESGADVVALDCPGCLMQIKGGLDARGIDDIKVKHTAEIIAEKRGLI
- a CDS encoding LutC/YkgG family protein: MKSITDDLYESFKKNLESVNGNCMRTPKAELGKVITELFKEHNVDSISLFESPMLKEAGVVSSLQQNGITVHTDHIRLHAETDKGGLSEAQHGIAELGTIVQEQDDADGRMVATMSEYYIGVVKGSTIVPSYDDMFDILSGMKKIPNFVGFITGPSRTADIECVGTVGVHGPIEVSIVIVDDE
- a CDS encoding ArsA family ATPase, whose protein sequence is MARIIIFTGKGGVGKSSVAAAHALSSAKMGKKTLLVSADTAHNLGDIFKIQIGSKITKISKNLDALELDSDIVKREIFPEVKNTMLNLMGKNGIGITNLNENFSLPGFENLFSLLKIKEIYESNQYEHILVDCAPTGETLALLKLPELLAWYMEKFFPIGKKIIRVLSPISKLAYKVVLPSAKTMDTIEFIHKKLLELQELLKNNEICSIRLVCIPEKMIVEETKRNFMYLNLYKYEVDAVFINRIITDEVENSFMQKWKKIQSKYIKELKEVFFDIPVIKIPWYPKEIIGEKGLELLCNTIENLPDLFSVKRVTQNEEYFPCEDGYLLKIQLPFVKEEELKVYRHEMDINIKINNVNRCIPLPNVLRKSHIVDTKLENGNLYVHFQVEKKKEEKS